A genomic window from Punica granatum isolate Tunisia-2019 chromosome 2, ASM765513v2, whole genome shotgun sequence includes:
- the LOC116195000 gene encoding AAA-ATPase ASD, mitochondrial-like, translated as MQDLFIQLSSAVGGLMIIMALFRDHFPPQLRDLLEKYTSKLVRLLYPYIEITFPEYTGEWFKKSDVYTAIQNYLTEKATMRAKKLKADTIKGSQSLILTMADNEEVTDKFQGAKLWWSSNKIVPRGMSLSFYPATEERRFYRLTFHKRHRDLITDTYIKHVVNEGKAIAMKNRQRKLFTNTPSGNWSGYKSTKWNHVVFEHPATFDTLAMEPKKKQEIMSDLKKFSEGKEYYKKIGKAWKRGYLLYGPPGTGKSTMIAAMANFMSYDVYDLELTTVKDNSELRKLLIDTSGKSIIVIEDIDCSLDLTGQRKKAKKKKEDDKDEEGKDPAKKMKEEEETKESKVTLSGLLNFIDGIWSACGGERIIIFTTNFFDKLDPALIRRGRMDKHIEMSYCCLEAFKVLANNYLDVESHPLFGTIEAMLKETNMTPADVAENLMPKSSTETPETCLRSLINALEEAKEEAARKKAEEEEEAKKKAEEEEEAKKKS; from the exons ATGCAAGACCTTTTTATACAACTGAGCTCAGCGGTCGGGGGTCTGATGATAATCATGGCCCTCTTCCGAGACCATTTCCCGCCTCAACTTCGTGACCTTCTCGAGAAATACACCAGCAAACTCGTTAGATTGTTGTATCCCTACATCGAGATCACCTTCCCTGAGTACACGGGCGAGTGGTTCAAGAAGAGTGACGTCTACACCGCCATCCAGAACTACCTAACCGAGAAGGCGACCATGAGAGCTAAGAAGCTAAAGGCTGATACCATCAAAGGCAGCCAATCCTTGATCCTAACTATGGCAGACAACGAGGAGGTCACGGACAAGTTCCAGGGCGCCAAGCTCTGGTGGTCCTCCAACAAGATAGTTCCCCGGGGCATGTCCCTGTCGTTCTATCCTGCCACGGAAGAGAGGAGGTTCTACAGGCTCACCTTCCATAAACGTCACCGGGACTTGATCACGGATACGTATATCAAGCATGTTGTGAATGAGGGGAAGGCAATCGCAATGAAGAATCGGCAGAGGAAGCTCTTCACCAATACCCCAAGCGGAAACTG GTCTGGTTACAAGTCAACCAAGTGGAACCACGTGGTTTTCGAGCACCCCGCGACCTTCGATACCCTGGCAATGGAGCCAAAGAAGAAGCAGGAGATCATGAGCGACCTAAAGAAGTTCAGCGAAGGGAAGGAATACTACAAAAAGATCGGGAAGGCCTGGAAACGAGGGTACCTCCTCTATGGCCCGCCAGGGACAGGCAAGTCCACGATGATTGCTGCTATGGCGAATTTCATGAGTTACGATGTGTACGATTTGGAGCTGACAACGGTCAAGGACAACTCGGAGTTGAGGAAGCTGCTGATTGATACTTCGGGCAAGTCCATAATTGTGATCGAGGATATTGACTGCTCACTCGACCTCACAGGACAGAGGAAGAaggcaaagaagaagaaagaggatGACAAGGATGAGGAAGGTAAGGACCCTGCTAAAAAGAtgaaggaggaagaggagaccAAAGAGAGCAAGGTCACTCTATCTGGACTTTTGAACTTCATCGATGGGATCTGGTCAGCCTGTGGGGGGGAGAGGATCATCATCTTCACAACTAATTTCTTCGATAAGCTTGACCCAGCACTCATCAGGAGAGGTAGGATGGACAAGCACATTGAGATGTCCTACTGCTGCCTTGAAGCTTTCAAGGTGCTTGCGAACAACTATTTGGATGTGGAGTCTCATCCTCTGTTCGGGACGATAGAGGCGATGCTGAAGGAGACAAACATGACTCCAGCTGATGTGGCGGAGAACTTGATGCCCAAGTCGAGCACAGAAACTCCAGAGACTTGCTTGAGGAGCTTGATCAATGCTCTCGAGGAGGCGAAGGAGGAAGCAGCGAGAAAGAAGgctgaggaggaagaggaagcgAAGAAGAAGgccgaggaggaggaagaagcgAAGAAGAAGTCctaa
- the LOC116194222 gene encoding AAA-ATPase ASD, mitochondrial-like — MIMRDLLMHLSSAVGGLMIIMTLFRDHFPPHLRDLLEKYTSKLVRLLYPYIQITFPEYTGERLKKSDVYTAIQNYLTEKATTGAKKLKADTLKDSQSLILSMDDNEEVTDEFQGAKLWWSSNKIIPKSMSMSFYPASEERRLYRLVFHKHHRDLITGTYIKHVMNEGKAIALKNRQRKLFTNNPSNNWYGYKLTKWSHVVFEHPATFDTLAMEPKKKQEIMSDLKKFSEGKEYYKKIGKAWKRGYLLYGPPGTGKSTMIAAMANFMNYDVYDLELTAVKDNSELRKLLIDTSSKSIIVIEDIDCSLDLTGQRKKAKKKKDDDEDDEGKGDPAKKMKEEEETKASKVTLSGLLNFIDGIWSACGGERIIIFTTNFIDKLDPALIRRGRMDKHIEMSYCCFEAFKVLANNYLDVESHTLFGTIEAMLKETNMTPADVAENLMPKSSTETPETCLRSLIKALEEAKEETAKKKAEEEEEEAKKKAEEEEKAKESEAKDAVNSIKEAKENGVVANGKLEEEKVNVKENGVAN; from the exons ATGATCATGCGAGACCTCTTAATGCACTTGAGCTCTGCGGTCGGGGGTCTGATGATAATCATGACCCTCTTCCGAGACCATTTCCCCCCTCATCTTCGTGACCTTCTCGAGAAATACACCAGCAAACTCGTTAGATTGTTGTATCCCTACATCCAGATCACTTTCCCCGAGTACACCGGGGAGCGGCTCAAGAAGAGCGACGTCTACACCGCCATCCAGAACTACCTGACCGAGAAGGCAACCACAGGAGCTAAGAAGCTTAAGGCCGATACGCTCAAAGACAGCCAATCCTTAATCCTAAGTATGGACGACAACGAGGAGGTCACAGACGAGTTCCAAGGCGCCAAGCTCTGGTGGTCCTCCAACAAGATAATTCCCAAGAGCATGTCCATGTCGTTCTATCCCGCATCGGAAGAGAGGAGGCTCTACAGGCTCGTGTTCCATAAGCACCACCGGGACCTGATCACAGGTACGTATATCAAGCATGTCATGAACGAGGGGAAGGCAATTGCGCTGAAGAATCGGCAGAGGAAGCTCTTCACCAACAACCCAAGCAACAACTG GTATGGTTACAAGTTGACCAAGTGGAGCCATGTGGTTTTCGAGCACCCCGCGACGTTCGATACCCTGGCAATGGAGCCGAAGAAGAAGCAGGAGATAATGAGCGACCTCAAGAAGTTCAGTGAAGGGAAGGAGTACTACAAGAAGATTGGGAAGGCCTGGAAACGAGGGTACCTCCTCTATGGCCCGCCAGGGACGGGCAAGTCCACAATGATCGCTGCCATGGCGAATTTCATGAATTATGACGTGTATGATTTGGAGCTGACGGCAGTGAAGGACAACTCGGAGTTGAGGAAGCTGCTGATTGATACTTCGAGCAAGTCCATAATTGTGATCGAGGACATTGACTGCTCACTCGACCTCACAGGACAGAGGAAGAaggcaaagaagaagaaagatgaTGACGAGGATGATGAAGGTAAGGGTGATCCTGCTAAAAAGAtgaaggaggaagaggagaccAAAGCGAGCAAGGTCACTCTATCGGGTCTTTTGAACTTCATCGATGGGATCTGGTCAGCCTGTGGGGGGGAGAGGATCATTATCTTCACAACTAATTTCATCGATAAGCTTGACCCGGCACTTATCAGGAGAGGTAGGATGGATAAGCACATCGAGATGTCCTACTGCTGCTTCGAAGCTTTCAAGGTGCTCGCAAACAACTATTTGGATGTGGAGTCTCATACTCTGTTCGGGACGATAGAGGCGATGCTGAAGGAGACAAACATGACCCCAGCTGATGTGGCGGAGAACTTGATGCCCAAGTCGAGCACAGAAACTCCAGAGACTTGCTTGAGGAGCTTGATCAAAGCTCTCGAGGAGGCGAAGGAGGAAACAGCGAAGAAGAAggccgaggaggaggaggaggaagcgAAGAAGAAGGCcgaggaggaagagaaagcGAAGGAATCGGAGGCTAAAGATGCTGTAAATTCGATCAAGGAAGCCAAGGAAAATGGGGTGGTAGCAAATGGGAAATTGGAAGAAGAGAAAGTAAATGTGAAAGAGAATGGTGTCGCAAACTAA
- the LOC116197933 gene encoding AAA-ATPase ASD, mitochondrial-like, with the protein MIMRDLLMHLSSAVGGLMIILTLFQTHFPPHLRDLLEKYTSKLVRLWYPYIQITFPEYTGERLKKSDVYIAIQSYLTEKATTRAKKLRADTLKDSQSLILSIDDNEEVTDEFQGAKLWWSSNKIVPRSMSMSFYPETEERRFYRLTFHKHHRDLITGTYIKHVMNEGKTIALKNRQRKLFTNNPSNNWYGYKSTKWSHVVFEHPATFDTLAMEPKKKQEVMSDLKKFSEGKEYYKKIGKAWKRGYLLYGPPGTGKSTMIAAMANFMNYDVYDLELTTVKDNSELRKLLIDTSSKSIIVIEDIDCSLDLTGQRKKAKKKDDDEDEKGKGDPAKKMKKEEETKESKVTLSGLLNFIDGIWSACGGERIIIFTTNFVDKLDPALIRRGRMDKHIEMSYCCFEAFKVLANNYLDVESHPLFGTIEALLKETNMTPADVAENLMPKSITETPDTCLRSLIKALEEAKEEAARKKAEVVEEAKKKAEEEEEAKKKAKAKDDAKSIKEAKENGVGAYGKLEEEKENVKENGVKN; encoded by the exons ATGATCATGCGAGACCTCTTAATGCACTTGAGCTCCGCGGTCGGAGGTCTGATGATAATCTTGACCCTCTTCCAAACCCATTTCCCCCCTCATCTTCGTGACCTTCTCGAAAAATACACCAGCAAACTCGTGAGATTGTGGTATCCCTACATCCAGATCACCTTCCCCGAGTACACCGGGGAGCGGCTCAAGAAGAGCGACGTCTACATCGCCATCCAGAGCTACCTGACCGAGAAGGCGACCACGAGAGCTAAGAAGCTTAGGGCCGATACGCTCAAAGACAGCCAATCCTTAATTCTAAGTATAGACGACAACGAGGAGGTCACAGACGAGTTCCAGGGCGCCAAGCTCTGGTGGTCCTCCAACAAGATAGTTCCCAGGAGCATGTCCATGTCGTTCTATCCCGAAACGGAAGAGAGGAGGTTCTACAGGCTCACGTTCCATAAGCACCACCGGGACCTGATCACAGGTACGTATATCAAGCACGTCATGAACGAGGGGAAGACAATTGCGCTGAAGAATCGGCAAAGGAAGCTCTTCACCAACAACCCAAGCAACAACTG GTACGGTTACAAGTCGACCAAGTGGAGCCATGTGGTTTTCGAGCACCCTGCGACGTTCGATACCCTGGCAATGGAGCCGAAGAAGAAGCAGGAGGTCATGAGCGACCTCAAGAAGTTCAGTGAAGGGAAGGAGTACTACAAGAAGATCGGGAAGGCCTGGAAACGAGGGTACCTCCTCTATGGCCCGCCTGGGACGGGCAAGTCCACAATGATCGCTGCCATGGCGAATTTCATGAATTACGACGTGTATGATTTGGAGCTGACGACAGTGAAGGACAACTCGGAGTTGAGGAAGCTGCTGATTGATACTTCGAGCAAGTCCATAATTGTGATCGAGGACATTGACTGCTCACTTGACCTCACGGGACAGAGGAAGAAGGCAAAGAAGAAAGACGATGACGAGGATGAGAAAGGTAAGGGTGATCCTGCTaaaaagatgaagaaggaagaggaaaCCAAAGAGAGCAAGGTCACTCTATCGGGTCTTTTGAACTTCATCGATGGGATCTGGTCGGCCTGTGGCGGAGAGAGGATCATTATCTTCACGACTAATTTTGTTGATAAGCTTGACCCGGCACTTATCAGGAGAGGTAGGATGGACAAGCACATCGAGATGTCCTACTGCTGCTTCGAAGCTTTCAAGGTGCTCGCGAACAACTATCTGGATGTCGAGTCTCATCCTCTATTCGGGACGATCGAGGCGCTGCTGAAGGAAACAAACATGACACCAGCTGATGTGGCGGAGAACTTGATGCCCAAGTCGATCACGGAAACTCCGGATACTTGCTTGAGGAGCTTGATCAAAGCTCTCGAGGAGGCAAAGGAGGAAGCAGCGAGAAAGAAGGCTGAGGTGGTAGAGGAAGCGAAGAAGAAggccgaggaggaggaggaagcgAAGAAGAAGGCCAAGGCCAAAGATGATGCAAAATCGATCAAGGAAGCCAAGGAAAATGGGGTGGGAGCATATGGGAAAttggaagaagagaaagaaaatgtgaAAGAGAATGGTGTcaaaaactaa